A portion of the Trichomycterus rosablanca isolate fTriRos1 chromosome 17, fTriRos1.hap1, whole genome shotgun sequence genome contains these proteins:
- the ing5a gene encoding inhibitor of growth protein 5a isoform X1, which produces MATAIYLEHYLDSIENLPCELQRNFTLMRELDDRTEEKKVEIDKLAEEYISNVRNLASEQRVEHLQKIQNAYSKCKEYSDDKVQLAMQTYEMVDKHIRRLDADLARFENELKEKLDVSGYESPDSRALKKGGGRGLKEKRASKGRGRKSDEDSPKKKKMKNSPEFSESMLPVHPSDVLDMPVDPNEPTYCLCHQVSYGEMIGCDNPDCPIEWFHFACVDLTTKPKGKWFCPRCTQDRKKK; this is translated from the exons ATGGCGACCGCTATTTATTTGGAACATTATCTTGACA GCATCGAAAATTTGCCATGTGAACTCCAGAGAAACTTCACCCTAATGCGAGAGCTCGATGACAGGACAGAAG AAAAGAAGGTAGAGATTGATAAACTTGCAGAAGAGTACATCAGTAATGTGCGGAACCTGGCGTCTGAACAGAGAGTGGAGCACCTACAGAAGATTCAGAATGCTTACAGCAAATGTAAAGAATACAGCGATGACAAAGTGCAGCTTGCCATGCAGACATACGAAATG GTCGACAAGCACATCAGAAGGCTGGATGCAGACCTGGCACGCTTCGAGAACGAGCTAAAAGAGAAGCTGGATGTCAGTGGCTATGAAAGTCCAGATAGCAGAGCACTGAAAA AAGGAGGTGGCAGAGGGCTCAAGGAAAAACGAGCATCTAAAGGCAGAGGGAGAAAGTCAGACGAAGACTCGCCAAAAAAGAAGAAGATGAAAAACAG CCCTGAATTCTCAGAATCCATGTTGCCTGTGCATCCGTCAGATGTTTTGGACATGCCAGTGGATCCCAATGAGCCCACATACTGTTTGTGCCACCAGGTCTCATATGGAGAAATGATTGGATGTGACAACCCTGAT TGTCCCATCGAGTGGTTTCACTTTGCCTGTGTGGATCTTACAACAAAACCTAAAGGGAAGTG GTTTTGTCCGCGGTGCACCCAGGATCGGAAGAAAAAATAA
- the ing5a gene encoding inhibitor of growth protein 5a isoform X2, with product MVYHGIENLPCELQRNFTLMRELDDRTEEKKVEIDKLAEEYISNVRNLASEQRVEHLQKIQNAYSKCKEYSDDKVQLAMQTYEMVDKHIRRLDADLARFENELKEKLDVSGYESPDSRALKKGGGRGLKEKRASKGRGRKSDEDSPKKKKMKNSPEFSESMLPVHPSDVLDMPVDPNEPTYCLCHQVSYGEMIGCDNPDCPIEWFHFACVDLTTKPKGKWFCPRCTQDRKKK from the exons atggtatatcacg GCATCGAAAATTTGCCATGTGAACTCCAGAGAAACTTCACCCTAATGCGAGAGCTCGATGACAGGACAGAAG AAAAGAAGGTAGAGATTGATAAACTTGCAGAAGAGTACATCAGTAATGTGCGGAACCTGGCGTCTGAACAGAGAGTGGAGCACCTACAGAAGATTCAGAATGCTTACAGCAAATGTAAAGAATACAGCGATGACAAAGTGCAGCTTGCCATGCAGACATACGAAATG GTCGACAAGCACATCAGAAGGCTGGATGCAGACCTGGCACGCTTCGAGAACGAGCTAAAAGAGAAGCTGGATGTCAGTGGCTATGAAAGTCCAGATAGCAGAGCACTGAAAA AAGGAGGTGGCAGAGGGCTCAAGGAAAAACGAGCATCTAAAGGCAGAGGGAGAAAGTCAGACGAAGACTCGCCAAAAAAGAAGAAGATGAAAAACAG CCCTGAATTCTCAGAATCCATGTTGCCTGTGCATCCGTCAGATGTTTTGGACATGCCAGTGGATCCCAATGAGCCCACATACTGTTTGTGCCACCAGGTCTCATATGGAGAAATGATTGGATGTGACAACCCTGAT TGTCCCATCGAGTGGTTTCACTTTGCCTGTGTGGATCTTACAACAAAACCTAAAGGGAAGTG GTTTTGTCCGCGGTGCACCCAGGATCGGAAGAAAAAATAA
- the ing5a gene encoding inhibitor of growth protein 5a isoform X3, which translates to MRELDDRTEEKKVEIDKLAEEYISNVRNLASEQRVEHLQKIQNAYSKCKEYSDDKVQLAMQTYEMVDKHIRRLDADLARFENELKEKLDVSGYESPDSRALKKGGGRGLKEKRASKGRGRKSDEDSPKKKKMKNSPEFSESMLPVHPSDVLDMPVDPNEPTYCLCHQVSYGEMIGCDNPDCPIEWFHFACVDLTTKPKGKWFCPRCTQDRKKK; encoded by the exons ATGCGAGAGCTCGATGACAGGACAGAAG AAAAGAAGGTAGAGATTGATAAACTTGCAGAAGAGTACATCAGTAATGTGCGGAACCTGGCGTCTGAACAGAGAGTGGAGCACCTACAGAAGATTCAGAATGCTTACAGCAAATGTAAAGAATACAGCGATGACAAAGTGCAGCTTGCCATGCAGACATACGAAATG GTCGACAAGCACATCAGAAGGCTGGATGCAGACCTGGCACGCTTCGAGAACGAGCTAAAAGAGAAGCTGGATGTCAGTGGCTATGAAAGTCCAGATAGCAGAGCACTGAAAA AAGGAGGTGGCAGAGGGCTCAAGGAAAAACGAGCATCTAAAGGCAGAGGGAGAAAGTCAGACGAAGACTCGCCAAAAAAGAAGAAGATGAAAAACAG CCCTGAATTCTCAGAATCCATGTTGCCTGTGCATCCGTCAGATGTTTTGGACATGCCAGTGGATCCCAATGAGCCCACATACTGTTTGTGCCACCAGGTCTCATATGGAGAAATGATTGGATGTGACAACCCTGAT TGTCCCATCGAGTGGTTTCACTTTGCCTGTGTGGATCTTACAACAAAACCTAAAGGGAAGTG GTTTTGTCCGCGGTGCACCCAGGATCGGAAGAAAAAATAA